One genomic window of Glycine soja cultivar W05 chromosome 9, ASM419377v2, whole genome shotgun sequence includes the following:
- the LOC114425180 gene encoding sterol 3-beta-glucosyltransferase UGT80A2-like isoform X1 translates to MAEANTRHHRATSSSSDISVYLDADHSSVPAASFGPIDRNPSSSTPPPSSSRNAAAAPANQVNDKNAAAAVAKVVGRSKGSSAMALAKFLDEKVPFREKMQWIKQASILKDDGTVEIKVPGAGSNIEHDVKCNESHDEIYNAIHSQDIQPIESLQIVMLIVGTRGDVQPFVAMGKRLQEDGHRVRLATHKNFEDFVMNAGLEFYPLGGDPKVLAGYMVKNKGFLPSGPSEIHIQRYQIKDIINSLLNACDSRYPESNAPFQAEAIIANPPAYGHTHVAEYLNVPLHIFFTMPWTPTSEFPHPLSHVKQPIGYRLSYQIVDALIWLGMRDLINEFRKKKLKLKPITYLSGSYTHPFDVPHGYIWSPHLVPKPKDWGPKIDVVGFCFLDLASNYVPPKSLVDWLEEGEKPIYVGFGSLPLQEPEKITRIIIQALEETGQRGVINKGWGGLGSLAEQNKSVYLLDNCPHDWLFPRCTAVVHHGGAGTTAAGLRAECPTTIVPFFGDQPFWGDRVHARGVGPAPIPVDEFTFDRLVDAIRLMLKPEVKKRAVELANAMKNEDGVLGAVKAFYKHYPPEKSKFDDAKSKQLASTAEPKPVHKYFSIRGCFGCSKSSGYK, encoded by the exons ATGGCGGAAGCAAACACTCGTCACCACCGCGCAACCTCTTCTTCCAGTGACATCTCAGTCTATTTGGACGCCGACCACTCTTCTGTTCCCGCTGCTTCTTTCG GTCCTATTGACAGGAATCCATCATCCTCTACGCCGCCGCCGTCGTCGTCGCGGAACGCCGCCGCTGCACCGGCTAATCAAGTTAACGATAAGAAcgctgctgctgctgttgctAAAGTTGTTGGTAGGAGCAAGGGAAGCAGTGCAATGGCGCTTGCCAAGTTCCTTGACGAGAAAGTTCCCTTCAGGGAAAAG ATGCAATGGATAAAACAGGCTTCCATACTTAAGGATGACGGTACAGTTGAAATTAAAGTTCCAGGAGCAGGAAGTAATATTGAGCATGATGTTAAATGCAATGAATCTCATGatgaaatttacaatgcaaTACACAGTCAGGATATTCAGCCTATTGAGTCACTTCAAATCGTAATGCTTATAGTTGGCACACGGGGAGATGTCCAGCCATTTGTTGCCATGGGGAAGCGTCTTCAG GAAGATGGCCACAGGGTTAGGCTAGCTACTCATAAAAACTTTGAAGATTTTGTCATGAATGCAGGCTTGGAATTTTACCCTTTGGGTGGAGATCCCAAAGTTCTCGCTGGTT ATATGGTCAAGAATAAAGGCTTCTTGCCATCGGGGCCTTCAGAAATACATATACAAAGATATCAAATCAAGGATATTATTAATAGTTTGCTCAATGCATGCGACAGTCGTTACCCAGAGTCTAATGCCCCATTTCAAGCAGAAGCGATAATTGCCAATCCTCCAGCATATG GGCATACTCATGTAGCTGAATATCTAAATGTTCCACTTCACATATTCTTCACAATGCCATGGAC GCCTACTAGTGAATTTCCTCATCCTCTTTCCCATGTTAAGCAACCAATTGGCTACAGA CTCTCATATCAAATAGTTGATGCTTTAATCTGGCTTGGAATGCGAGACTTGATAAATGAGTTTAGGAAGAAAAAGCTGAAGCTAAAGCCTATTACTTATCTAAGTGGATCTTACACTCACCCTTTTGATGTGCCCCATGGTTATATATGGAGCCCTCACTTGGTCCCTAAACCAAAAG ACTGGGGACCTAAGATTGATGTCGTTGGATTTTGTTTCCTTGACCTTGCTTCAAATTATGTACCACCAAAATCGCTAGTAGATTGGCTTGAAGAGGGAGAAAAACCTATTTATGTTGGATTTGGTAGCCTT CCTTTACAAGAACCAGAGAAAATAACACGAATTATAATTCAAGCACTGGAAGAAACAGGGCAGAGAGGTGTCATCAACAAAGGCTGGGGTGGTCTTGGGTCTT TGGCAGAACAAAACAAATCTGTGTATTTATTGGACAACTGTCCACATGATTGGCTGTTTCCCCGATGCACTGCAGTG GTACATCATGGGGGTGCCGGAACAACTGCCGCGGGTCTTAGAGCTGAA TGTCCGACAACTATTGTACCATTCTTTGGGGACCAGCCATTTTGGGGAGATCGGGTGCATGCTAGAGGAGTAGGTCCTGCACCCATCCCGGTGGATGAGTTTACATTTGATAGGCTGGTTGATGCCATACGCCTTATGCTGAAACCAGAG GTGAAAAAGCGTGCTGTTGAACTTGCTAATGCCATGAAAAATGAAGATGGGGTGCTAGGAGCGGTTAAAGCCTTCTATAAACATTATCCGCCCGAAAAATCAAAGTTCGATGACGCCAAGTCCAAGCAATTAGCCTCCACAGCCGAACCCAAACCAGTTCATAAATATTTCTCTATACGAGGATGCTTTGGTTGCTCTAAATCTTCTGGATATAAATAG
- the LOC114425180 gene encoding sterol 3-beta-glucosyltransferase UGT80A2-like isoform X2 yields the protein MALAKFLDEKVPFREKMQWIKQASILKDDGTVEIKVPGAGSNIEHDVKCNESHDEIYNAIHSQDIQPIESLQIVMLIVGTRGDVQPFVAMGKRLQEDGHRVRLATHKNFEDFVMNAGLEFYPLGGDPKVLAGYMVKNKGFLPSGPSEIHIQRYQIKDIINSLLNACDSRYPESNAPFQAEAIIANPPAYGHTHVAEYLNVPLHIFFTMPWTPTSEFPHPLSHVKQPIGYRLSYQIVDALIWLGMRDLINEFRKKKLKLKPITYLSGSYTHPFDVPHGYIWSPHLVPKPKDWGPKIDVVGFCFLDLASNYVPPKSLVDWLEEGEKPIYVGFGSLPLQEPEKITRIIIQALEETGQRGVINKGWGGLGSLAEQNKSVYLLDNCPHDWLFPRCTAVVHHGGAGTTAAGLRAECPTTIVPFFGDQPFWGDRVHARGVGPAPIPVDEFTFDRLVDAIRLMLKPEVKKRAVELANAMKNEDGVLGAVKAFYKHYPPEKSKFDDAKSKQLASTAEPKPVHKYFSIRGCFGCSKSSGYK from the exons ATGGCGCTTGCCAAGTTCCTTGACGAGAAAGTTCCCTTCAGGGAAAAG ATGCAATGGATAAAACAGGCTTCCATACTTAAGGATGACGGTACAGTTGAAATTAAAGTTCCAGGAGCAGGAAGTAATATTGAGCATGATGTTAAATGCAATGAATCTCATGatgaaatttacaatgcaaTACACAGTCAGGATATTCAGCCTATTGAGTCACTTCAAATCGTAATGCTTATAGTTGGCACACGGGGAGATGTCCAGCCATTTGTTGCCATGGGGAAGCGTCTTCAG GAAGATGGCCACAGGGTTAGGCTAGCTACTCATAAAAACTTTGAAGATTTTGTCATGAATGCAGGCTTGGAATTTTACCCTTTGGGTGGAGATCCCAAAGTTCTCGCTGGTT ATATGGTCAAGAATAAAGGCTTCTTGCCATCGGGGCCTTCAGAAATACATATACAAAGATATCAAATCAAGGATATTATTAATAGTTTGCTCAATGCATGCGACAGTCGTTACCCAGAGTCTAATGCCCCATTTCAAGCAGAAGCGATAATTGCCAATCCTCCAGCATATG GGCATACTCATGTAGCTGAATATCTAAATGTTCCACTTCACATATTCTTCACAATGCCATGGAC GCCTACTAGTGAATTTCCTCATCCTCTTTCCCATGTTAAGCAACCAATTGGCTACAGA CTCTCATATCAAATAGTTGATGCTTTAATCTGGCTTGGAATGCGAGACTTGATAAATGAGTTTAGGAAGAAAAAGCTGAAGCTAAAGCCTATTACTTATCTAAGTGGATCTTACACTCACCCTTTTGATGTGCCCCATGGTTATATATGGAGCCCTCACTTGGTCCCTAAACCAAAAG ACTGGGGACCTAAGATTGATGTCGTTGGATTTTGTTTCCTTGACCTTGCTTCAAATTATGTACCACCAAAATCGCTAGTAGATTGGCTTGAAGAGGGAGAAAAACCTATTTATGTTGGATTTGGTAGCCTT CCTTTACAAGAACCAGAGAAAATAACACGAATTATAATTCAAGCACTGGAAGAAACAGGGCAGAGAGGTGTCATCAACAAAGGCTGGGGTGGTCTTGGGTCTT TGGCAGAACAAAACAAATCTGTGTATTTATTGGACAACTGTCCACATGATTGGCTGTTTCCCCGATGCACTGCAGTG GTACATCATGGGGGTGCCGGAACAACTGCCGCGGGTCTTAGAGCTGAA TGTCCGACAACTATTGTACCATTCTTTGGGGACCAGCCATTTTGGGGAGATCGGGTGCATGCTAGAGGAGTAGGTCCTGCACCCATCCCGGTGGATGAGTTTACATTTGATAGGCTGGTTGATGCCATACGCCTTATGCTGAAACCAGAG GTGAAAAAGCGTGCTGTTGAACTTGCTAATGCCATGAAAAATGAAGATGGGGTGCTAGGAGCGGTTAAAGCCTTCTATAAACATTATCCGCCCGAAAAATCAAAGTTCGATGACGCCAAGTCCAAGCAATTAGCCTCCACAGCCGAACCCAAACCAGTTCATAAATATTTCTCTATACGAGGATGCTTTGGTTGCTCTAAATCTTCTGGATATAAATAG
- the LOC114425180 gene encoding sterol 3-beta-glucosyltransferase UGT80A2-like isoform X3 — MAEANTRHHRATSSSSDISVYLDADHSSVPAASFGPIDRNPSSSTPPPSSSRNAAAAPANQVNDKNAAAAVAKVVGRSKGSSAMALAKFLDEKVPFREKMQWIKQASILKDDGTVEIKVPGAGSNIEHDVKCNESHDEIYNAIHSQDIQPIESLQIVMLIVGTRGDVQPFVAMGKRLQEDGHRVRLATHKNFEDFVMNAGLEFYPLGGDPKVLAGYMVKNKGFLPSGPSEIHIQRYQIKDIINSLLNACDSRYPESNAPFQAEAIIANPPAYGHTHVAEYLNVPLHIFFTMPWTPTSEFPHPLSHVKQPIGYRLSYQIVDALIWLGMRDLINEFRKKKLKLKPITYLSGSYTHPFDVPHGYIWSPHLVPKPKDWGPKIDVVGFCFLDLASNYVPPKSLVDWLEEGEKPIYVGFGSLPLQEPEKITRIIIQALEETGQRGVINKGWGGLGSLAEQNKSVYLLDNCPHDWLFPRCTAVLQISGTSWGCRNNCRGS, encoded by the exons ATGGCGGAAGCAAACACTCGTCACCACCGCGCAACCTCTTCTTCCAGTGACATCTCAGTCTATTTGGACGCCGACCACTCTTCTGTTCCCGCTGCTTCTTTCG GTCCTATTGACAGGAATCCATCATCCTCTACGCCGCCGCCGTCGTCGTCGCGGAACGCCGCCGCTGCACCGGCTAATCAAGTTAACGATAAGAAcgctgctgctgctgttgctAAAGTTGTTGGTAGGAGCAAGGGAAGCAGTGCAATGGCGCTTGCCAAGTTCCTTGACGAGAAAGTTCCCTTCAGGGAAAAG ATGCAATGGATAAAACAGGCTTCCATACTTAAGGATGACGGTACAGTTGAAATTAAAGTTCCAGGAGCAGGAAGTAATATTGAGCATGATGTTAAATGCAATGAATCTCATGatgaaatttacaatgcaaTACACAGTCAGGATATTCAGCCTATTGAGTCACTTCAAATCGTAATGCTTATAGTTGGCACACGGGGAGATGTCCAGCCATTTGTTGCCATGGGGAAGCGTCTTCAG GAAGATGGCCACAGGGTTAGGCTAGCTACTCATAAAAACTTTGAAGATTTTGTCATGAATGCAGGCTTGGAATTTTACCCTTTGGGTGGAGATCCCAAAGTTCTCGCTGGTT ATATGGTCAAGAATAAAGGCTTCTTGCCATCGGGGCCTTCAGAAATACATATACAAAGATATCAAATCAAGGATATTATTAATAGTTTGCTCAATGCATGCGACAGTCGTTACCCAGAGTCTAATGCCCCATTTCAAGCAGAAGCGATAATTGCCAATCCTCCAGCATATG GGCATACTCATGTAGCTGAATATCTAAATGTTCCACTTCACATATTCTTCACAATGCCATGGAC GCCTACTAGTGAATTTCCTCATCCTCTTTCCCATGTTAAGCAACCAATTGGCTACAGA CTCTCATATCAAATAGTTGATGCTTTAATCTGGCTTGGAATGCGAGACTTGATAAATGAGTTTAGGAAGAAAAAGCTGAAGCTAAAGCCTATTACTTATCTAAGTGGATCTTACACTCACCCTTTTGATGTGCCCCATGGTTATATATGGAGCCCTCACTTGGTCCCTAAACCAAAAG ACTGGGGACCTAAGATTGATGTCGTTGGATTTTGTTTCCTTGACCTTGCTTCAAATTATGTACCACCAAAATCGCTAGTAGATTGGCTTGAAGAGGGAGAAAAACCTATTTATGTTGGATTTGGTAGCCTT CCTTTACAAGAACCAGAGAAAATAACACGAATTATAATTCAAGCACTGGAAGAAACAGGGCAGAGAGGTGTCATCAACAAAGGCTGGGGTGGTCTTGGGTCTT TGGCAGAACAAAACAAATCTGTGTATTTATTGGACAACTGTCCACATGATTGGCTGTTTCCCCGATGCACTGCAGTG TTGCAAATCTCAGGTACATCATGGGGGTGCCGGAACAACTGCCGCGGGTCTTAG
- the LOC114425181 gene encoding uncharacterized protein LOC114425181: MFGNKVFLTYKRKRQSLNSSFIHGNCSKNSVYEDAHNDKQTAEKSSEKHEEKPMDTTSDGKRPCFKQPICSSLLPLQNICDPKTGELVNYDATQIRATTHESSSATNPSEDNIKRDVSELPLVENASQNDCDTQRNSYADESSGNGCDNCSNNINSLPVELDAGDDLNLVKSETLIIREFSSACVNKSPVSNNSVDEPTDSHSNVNFKNPSGDMVLQTNLTSPIITFNRCYKRKKGLEQSNLSHKKESISALTKWSMLANGNPGLSNESSSEESPVDNVPDLNQSVGLSERGQALSETQDETSCRSCSMVFQTDLNQSAELSERGELCQTEEKVKITDSPCPPGVVSETCMTDMREQPCHGEDSVKNASHTDKTGEPSHNCLIHNEDQHILKDCQGVSIIVDSRGPYPVATTTDQELEKSLLLPCEAIENVSCNDIMKKIGEHQPQFDLPVNSAEENTVDLNLGAEKYPLHLRMRTLGAKLESTSSSSAIAEDQVSELDFLNSRNTQLISEGKAIDGVCSSSTQPQLMMSEERMNVQHTKTDQPKLMPVISLSLGLSLPMEHKTGCSDSVNSLSVLSLSNSTTEARDIVQDGFCWSSSVNRRSLLPRHQVVLDNIVHRTRALNERGNFQEYLKPHPIMWSEEELDFLWIGVRRHGRGNWDAMLRDPRLWFSPLRVPGDLAERWEDEQLKLLNDISVPQFMYPAAASLQGNFCYLDPKSSFWESNPLKKSLPRYNFQSNTTAHSHRPTIHSRKASYNNIDKYELGFFNSPGSLGISRENSYSNDYSFNCSAVTNSLPHWLREAVNTPPIQPNMSAAISLSSHPEIPGTSDRCFSAGKSCFVPQNWFNGLTPNEIYMSNGSHYSTYSRRKYGVVKMNKSLEQRVHKPDNLIIIDSDTSSEETISDDHRSSL, from the exons ATGTTTGGCAACAAAGTGTTTCTAACTTACAAAAGAAAGCGGCAATCTCTAAATAGTAGTTTTATCCATGGGAATTGTAGCAAAAATTCGGTATATGAAGATGCCCACAATGACAAGCAAACCGCAGAGAAATCATCAGAAAAACATGAAGAAAAACCAATG GATACTACTAGTGATGGGAAAAGGCCATGTTTCAAACAGCCAATTTGTTCATCATTGCTTCCACTTCAAAATATTTGTGACCCTAAGACAGGAGAGCTTGTAAATTATGATGCAACACAAATTAGGGCTACTACACATGAATCATCTTCAGCAACAAATCCAAGTGAGGATAacatcaagagggatgttagtGAATTACCCTTAGTAGAAAATGCTTCACAGAATGATTGTGATACCCAGAGAAATTCCTATGCCGATGAAAGCTCTGGTAATGGATGTGACAACTGttctaataatattaattcCCTTCCAGTTGAATTGGATGCTGGCGATGATTTAAATTTAGTCAAATCAGAAACATTGATCATAAGGGAATTCAGTTCTGCATGTGTCAATAAATCTCCTGTTTCAAATAATTCAGTGGATGAACCTACTGATTCACACTCCAATGTTAATTTCAAAAACCCATCTGGAGACATGGTTTTGCAGACCAACTTGACCAGTCCAATAATAACCTTCAATCGatgttacaaaagaaaaaagggttTGGAGCAGAGCAACTTATCGCACAAGAAGGAAAGCATTTCGGCATTAACCAAATGGAGTATGCTTGCAAATGGCAATCCAGGTTTGAGCAATGAGTCATCTAGTGAGGAAAGTCCAGTAGATAATGTACCAGACCTTAATCAATCAGTGGGACTTTCAGAAAGAGGGCAGGCATTGAGTGAAACTCAAGATGAAACATCTTGTAGAAGCTGCTCTATGGTTTTCCAAACAGACCTTAATCAATCTGCTGAGCTTTCAGAAAGAGGGGAGCTTTGTCAAACTGAAGAAAAA GTGAAAATTACTGATTCTCCATGCCCCCCTGGAGTTGTTTCTGAAACGTG TATGACAGACATGAGAGAGCAACCTTGTCATGGGGAAGACTCTGTAAAAAATGCCTCTCATACAGACAAAACAGGAGAACCGAGCCACAATTGTTTGATTCACAATGAAGACCAACATATTCTTAAGGATTGCCAGGGAGTCTCTATCATAGTTGATTCTAGAGGTCCCTATCCTGTTGCCACAACCACTGATCAAGAACTAGAAAAGTCCCTGCTCTTGCCATGTGAGGCCATTGAAAATGTTTCGTGCAATgacataatgaaaaaaattggagaacaTCAACCTCAGTTTGACCTTCCTGTTAACTCTGCAG AAGAGAACACTGTTGACTTGAACTTGGGTGCTGAGAAGTATCCGCTTCATTTGAGGATGAGAACTCTTGGTGCCAAATTGGAGTCAACAAGCAGTAGTTCTGCCATTGCTGAAGATCAAGTTTCTGAACTAGACTTTTTAAACTCTAGAAATACACAG CTGATATCAGAAGGAAAGGCTATAGATGGTGTTTGCTCAAGTAGTACTCAACCTCAGTTAATGATGTCTGAAGAAAGAATGAATGTTCAGCATACAAAAACTGATCAACCAAAACTCATGCCAgtgatttctctttctttgggTTTGTCTTTACCTATGGAGCACAAAACTGGATGCAGTGATTCAGTTAATAGTTTGTCGGTATTGTCTTTGTCAAATTCAACCACTGAAGCCAGAGATATTGTCCAAGATGGATTCTGTTGGTCTTCATCAGTAAACCGGAGATCATTGCTTCCCAGGCACCAGGTAGTGCTTGACAACATTGTACACAGAACAAGAGCTTTAAATGAAAGAGGAAATTTTCAAGAATATTTGAAGCCACACCCTATCATGTGGTCTGAAGAGGAGTTGGATTTTCTCTGGATTGGTGTGAGGAGACATGGTAGGGGCAATTGGGATGCCATGCTAAGGGATCCGAGATTGTGGTTTTCACCATTAAGGGTACCAGGGGACCTTGCCGAGAGGTGGGAGGATGAACAATTAAAACTTTTGAATGATATCAGCGTTCCACAGTTCATGTATCCAGCAGCGGCGTCATTGCAAGGAAACTTCTGCTACTTGGATCCTAAATCAAGTTTCTGGGAGAGTAACCCCTTGAAGAAATCTCTTCCCAGATATAATTTTCAAAGTAACACCACTGCACACAGTCATAGGCCAACTATTCATTCCAGAAAGGCCTCTTACAACAATATAGACAAGTATGAATTAGGATTTTTCAATTCTCCAGGAAGCTTGGGCATTTCTAGGGAAAACTCTTACTCGAACGATTATTCCTTTAATTGTTCGGCTGTGACAAATAGTTTGCCTCACTGGCTCAGAGAAGCAGTTAACACTCCTCCTATTCAACCAAATATGTCTGCAGCGATTTCGTTGAGTTCTCATCCTGAGATACCAGGAACTTCAGATCGATGCTTTAGTGCTGGTAAGTCATGCTTTGTGCCTCAAAATTGGTTCAATGGTTTGACGCCAAATGAGATATACATGTCAAATGGGTCTCACTATTCAAcctattcaagaagaaaatatgGGGTGGTGAAGATGAACAAGTCTCTGGAACAACGTGTCCACAAACCGGATAACTTGATCATCATTGATAGTGACACTTCTTCTGAAGAGACCATATCTGATGATCACCGTTCCAGCTTGTAG
- the LOC114425182 gene encoding wall-associated receptor kinase-like 2 — MELFHNLKILSTILLLCMFPHSLKCQQAYLNGTVYDCSDNPSVPKGYLCNGLQKSCTSFLLFRSKPPYDSPEKIAYLLGSEASTIASINMISRNDKIPSNKSIIVPVFCSCSGNIYQHNTPYTASKNDTYYELVKETFQGLTTCQAMMGRNYYAPVNIVIGAELTVPKLCACPTENQTARGITSLLVYLVNYGDTIKSIGRAYGVDEQSVLEANKLAEPQSSNRSMDLFALTPILVPLIGKSCKENPDKFYCRCYQAPDGILKGPFCGESDGQKFPAKLVAGLGVGIGAGFLCLFLLGYKSYQYIQKKRESILKEKLFRQNGGYLLQEKLSYGNGEMAKLFTAEELQRATDNYNRSRFLGQGGYGTVYKGMLPDGTIVAVKKSKEIERNQIKTFVNEVVILSQINHRNIVKLLGCCLETETPILVYEFIPNETLSHHIHRRDNEPSLSWVSRLRIACEVAGAVTYMHFSASIPIFHRDIKPTNILLDSNYSAKVSDFGTSRSVPLDKTHLTTAVGGTFGYIDPEYFQSSQFSDKSDVYSFGVVLVELITGRKPISFLYEDEGQNLVAQFISLMKKNQVSEIFDARVLKDARKDDILAVANLAMRCLRLNGKKRPTMKEVSAELEALRKAQSSLQMSHDHEHTTSNIVQECTEESISLSLHLESTSF; from the exons ATGGAACTTTTTCACAACCTCAAAATTCTCAGCACAATTCTGCTCCTATGCATGTTTCCTCACTCACTCAAGTGCCAACAAGCATACCTCAATGGCACTGTCTATGACTGTTCTGATAACCCTTCAGTCCCAAAAGGTTACCTTTGCAATGGCCTTCAGAAGTCATGCACTTCCTTCTTACTTTTCAGGTCAAAACCTCCCTATGATAGCCCCGAGAAAATTGCTTACCTTCTTGGCTCTGAGGCATCAACCATAGCCTCAATCAACATGATTTCAAGAAATGACAAGATTCCTTCCAATAAGTCAATCATTGTTCCTGTGTTCTGTTCATGTTCAGGAAACATCTACCAGCATAACACACCCTACACTGCAAGCAAGAATGACACCTACTATGAGTTGGTAAAAGAAACCTTCCAAGGCCTCACCACATGTCAGGCAATGATGGGTCGGAATTACTATGCTCCTGTCAACATTGTAATTGGTGCTGAGCTCACAGTTCCAAAGTTATGTGCTTGTCCAACTGAAAATCAGACAGCAAGAGGGATCACCTCTTTGCTGGTTTACTTGGTGAACTATGGTGACACTATTAAGTCCATAGGAAGGGCTTATGGTGTGGATGAACAAAGTGTGCTAGAGGCCAATAAGTTGGCAGAGCCACAAAGTTCAAACAGGAGCATGGACCTCTTTGCCTTGACACCTATTTTAGTTCCTTTAATAGGGAAGAGCTGCAAAGAGAACCCAGATAAATTCTATTGTAGATGTTACCAAGCACCAGATGGAATCCTCAAGGGGCCCTTCTGTGGTGAATCTGACGGTCAGAAATTCCCAGCCAAATTGGTTGCTGGTTTAG gAGTTGGAATTGGTGCAGGCTTTCTGTGCTTGTTTCTTTTGGGGTACAAATCATATCAATACAtacagaaaaagagagaaagtatCCTTAAAGAAAAGTTATTCAGGCAAAATGGTGGCTACTTGTTACAGGAGAAGCTCTCTTATGGAAATGGAGAAATGGCAAAGCTTTTTACAGCTGAGGAGCTGCAAAGAGCTACAGATAACTACAATAGGAGCAGGTTTCTTGGTCAAGGTGGCTATGGCACAGTGTACAAAGGAATGTTACCAGATGGAACCATAGTTGCAGTTAAAAAGTCAAAAGAGATTGAAAGGAACCAGATAAAGACTTTTGTCAATGAAGTAGTCATTTTATCTCAGATCAACCACAGGAACATTGTAAAACTATTAGGTTGTTGTCTTGAGACAGAAACTCCAATACTAGTCTATGAATTCATTCCTAATGAAACACTTTCCCATCACATACATAGGAGAGACAATGAACCCTCCCTTTCATGGGTTAGTCGCCTTAGAATCGCATGTGAGGTTGCAGGAGCAGTGACATATATGCATTTTTCAGCTTCTATTCCCATTTTCCATAGAGACATCAAACCCACCAACATACTTTTAGACAGTAACTACAGTGCCAAAGTGTCTGATTTTGGAACATCTAGATCAGTTCCACTAGATAAGACTCACTTAACCACAGCTGTTGGAGGAACTTTTGGGTACATAGACCCTGAGTATTTTCAGTCTAGTCAATTTTCAGATAAGAGTGATGTGTATAGTTTTGGGGTTGTGCTTGTAGAGCTCATAACTGGGAGAAAGCCTATTTCATTCTTATATGAAGATGAGGGTCAAAATCTGGTTGCTCAATTCATTTCTTTGATGAAGAAGAACCAAGTTTCTGAAATTTTTGATGCCAGGGTGCTCAAGGACGCAAGGAAAGATGACATTCTTGCTGTTGCAAATCTTGCAATGAGATGCTTGAGACTTAATGGGAAGAAAAGACCGACAATGAAAGAGGTTTCAGCAGAATTAGAAGCATTGAGAAAGGCACAAAGTTCATTACAGATGAGCCATGATCATGAGCACACAACTAGTAACATAGTTCAAGAGTGCACAGAGGAAAGCATATCACTGTCCTTACATCTAGAGTCCACATCCTTTTAG